A stretch of DNA from Candidatus Bathyarchaeum sp.:
TGAATTTTTGCACACAAATCAAATAGCTTTATTAACTGCGGTGAGATTGCCTTCATGAATTAGTTTTTGAAGATTCTAGTTTTGTATTTAAGTCGGAGGTGCGAAAATTATGTCATATGGAAGACCAAGAGAAATGCACACAGCAGTTTGTGCTGAATGTAAAAAAGAATGCCAAGTTCCCTTCAAACCGGACGGAAGCAGACCTGTTTATTGCAGAGAATGTTACGCTAGCAAAAGACCAGCTAGAAGATATTAAACTAATTATTTAATAATTTTAGTTATTTTCACAATTTTCTTTTTTTAAAGATAAACTGACATGTTAATAAGTTGCCGAAATAATAGATTAAATGATAGAACTTTTACGCAAATAGCGGTAAACTATTTTTTGTCAGTTTATGCTTTTAATGTTTTATTGCATTACGCTGCACATGAAGGAAATGTTAAAAATGTCTACATATGGACTTGAATTTGAAATGGAAAATAGAATTTTTCATAAGTTCAAAGAAGCAGAGCGATTTCGATGGAAAGTCCTGTTTCTGAGGAACATGTAGAATTAGATGTGCATGAACAGTTTTGGTCATAATGTTTTAGTGAGATTTCTTTGAAAAATCAAAAAGACAAAAAACTATATGTATTATGTTTAGCGAAACAGTCAATTTTTTTACTCTTTTCTAGAAAAAATTAAATGTACCTACTAGTGATAAATTAGTAGGTTATGTCATCTGAAAAATTACTAAGGCTAAAGGCGGGTTCAAATCCCGCCCGAGGCTCCACGATATGCACCCGCTACCTTTTGAACCAAACAGCCAAAAATTAGATTAAATAGTACCAAAT
This window harbors:
- a CDS encoding DNA-directed RNA polymerase, with protein sequence MSYGRPREMHTAVCAECKKECQVPFKPDGSRPVYCRECYASKRPARRY